The Polynucleobacter necessarius genome window below encodes:
- the accB gene encoding acetyl-CoA carboxylase biotin carboxyl carrier protein, with protein sequence MDLRKLKTLIDLVSESGISELEVNEGEDRVRIVNAGSPAPSGQVVYTNPAPAQPTQAAPAASATPATSAPAAEAGFVARSPMVGTFYRAPNPESPNFVNIGDTVKVGQTLCIIEAMKLLNEIESENAGVIKEILCENGQGVEFDQPLFIIA encoded by the coding sequence ATGGATCTGAGAAAACTAAAAACCTTGATCGACCTAGTCTCTGAGTCTGGTATTTCAGAATTAGAAGTAAACGAGGGTGAAGATCGCGTTCGCATCGTCAACGCTGGATCACCAGCCCCCTCTGGCCAAGTGGTTTATACCAATCCAGCCCCTGCGCAACCGACTCAAGCTGCACCAGCGGCCAGCGCAACGCCTGCTACGTCAGCTCCTGCTGCTGAAGCAGGCTTTGTGGCGCGCTCACCAATGGTGGGAACTTTCTATCGCGCCCCAAATCCAGAGTCTCCAAACTTCGTCAATATCGGCGATACCGTCAAGGTGGGTCAGACCCTTTGCATTATCGAAGCGATGAAGCTGCTCAATGAGATCGAATCTGAAAACGCTGGTGTGATTAAAGAAATTCTTTGTGAAAACGGTCAAGGTGTTGAGTTTGACCAGCCACTTTTCATCATCGCTTAG
- the aroQ gene encoding type II 3-dehydroquinate dehydratase, whose product MSKTASILVIQGPNLNLLGTREPAIYGKTTLEDIHQTLSELAKAQSIDLNNFQSNHEGELIDRIQKAKQDGVDFIIINPGAFAHTSVALRDVLAGVAIPFIEVHLSNIRQREEFRKHSYLSDIATGVICGLGAIGYEVALQAAITRLQK is encoded by the coding sequence ATGTCGAAAACAGCTTCAATTCTCGTAATACAGGGCCCAAACCTCAATCTTTTAGGTACTCGCGAACCCGCTATTTATGGGAAAACTACACTAGAAGATATTCATCAAACACTGAGCGAACTGGCAAAAGCACAGTCGATTGATTTAAACAATTTTCAAAGCAATCATGAAGGTGAGTTAATCGACCGCATTCAAAAAGCTAAACAAGATGGGGTTGATTTCATCATTATTAATCCAGGTGCCTTTGCTCACACTAGTGTTGCCTTGCGGGATGTATTGGCAGGCGTAGCGATCCCATTTATTGAAGTTCACTTATCCAATATTCGCCAGCGCGAAGAATTCCGTAAGCATTCCTATTTGTCAGATATCGCAACGGGCGTGATTTGTGGCCTTGGCGCTATTGGCTATGAAGTAGCGCTACAAGCAGCCATAACTCGTTTACAAAAGTAA
- a CDS encoding glucose 1-dehydrogenase, with product MGKRLQGKVAIMTGAAKGIGFATTQRFSQAGAKIIITDINQDAVNGAAAQTPNAESYEMNVTDRASIQVVVDQVMQKHGRIDILINNAGITQDARLIKMSEAQFDTVVDVNLKGVFNCTQLVVSHMLGAGASAIVNASSVVGIYDNFGPTNYSATKFGVIGFTKTWARELGPKGMRVNAVCPGFIATEMVKAMPENILQDIERRSWLGRRGTPTEMANVYLFLASDEASYVNGVALEASGGISL from the coding sequence ATGGGCAAAAGATTGCAAGGCAAAGTAGCCATCATGACTGGCGCTGCTAAGGGGATTGGTTTTGCTACTACTCAGCGTTTCTCGCAAGCAGGCGCGAAAATCATCATTACAGACATTAATCAGGATGCTGTGAATGGGGCTGCAGCACAAACGCCTAATGCCGAGAGTTATGAAATGAATGTCACCGATCGCGCCAGCATTCAAGTGGTGGTAGACCAAGTTATGCAAAAGCATGGACGAATTGATATTTTAATTAATAACGCCGGCATCACCCAGGATGCGCGCCTAATTAAGATGAGTGAAGCGCAGTTTGATACTGTCGTTGATGTTAATTTGAAGGGCGTATTTAATTGCACGCAACTGGTTGTCTCCCATATGCTGGGAGCGGGTGCTAGTGCGATTGTTAATGCGTCAAGCGTTGTTGGAATTTATGACAACTTTGGTCCAACCAACTATTCGGCTACTAAATTTGGCGTGATTGGATTTACCAAAACTTGGGCCCGAGAGCTGGGTCCTAAGGGAATGCGGGTCAATGCGGTCTGCCCTGGTTTTATCGCTACAGAAATGGTGAAAGCTATGCCAGAAAATATTTTGCAAGATATTGAAAGGCGGAGCTGGCTTGGGCGCCGTGGTACACCTACTGAAATGGCTAATGTGTATTTATTCTTGGCTAGCGATGAAGCGAGCTATGTCAATGGCGTAGCTCTAGAGGCAAGCGGCGGAATTTCGCTCTAA
- a CDS encoding ribonuclease catalytic domain-containing protein has protein sequence MNLLYEEGGDIKIATAQSASGTGDAESWQATSLSGKKIKLKAKEVWLRFEKPEAQAAMDEAGKLTADIDLQFLWDCASDEEFGLVDVAKEYFGSQASVPQQVALAIALQGVPVFFRRKGRGRFQRAPLEQLQAGLAALERKQKELEQQSLWQQELVSGYVPESLKSSAKQLLFAPDKHTSAYKALIAACAETGESPAQLMIRCGAIDSPLAYHQGLFLKTRFPNGAAHQSDIGIDKAAYAAAVAELPFAQVQAFSIDDSDTTEIDDALSVTVIDGGHRVGIHIAAPGLAISKDDPLAKVARNRMSTVYFPGDKITMLPESVIEQFSLDEGGPRPALSIYVDIDAQGVANRDTLQMRTEMVPMTSNLRLEDIEHLVTEESFLDESSGYPYRNELAILWQAAKLLYAARQEKRIANGLRAEQLGLIDSNALARDFHFQIQEVAGVQRVDIVPRQRGSILDTIVAEWMIFCNSAAGQLLADYGLPGLFRTQKGWGPLRTRMQTTPGPHEGLGLDYYAWCTSPLRRYSDLVNQWQLIALVKHGVTAKMVAPFSPRDASLMGIAADFESCYQTYGEFQDRLEKYWCLRWAVQNGEPKSFHVRHLKAGMSRLELVPLHLPIPELASHPRMTRAEVLIADVDLLQLSAGVRVIEIESKQDFPEQPLECEASVSPGTLAVAERPEEDASPE, from the coding sequence ATGAATCTTTTATACGAAGAGGGTGGTGACATCAAGATTGCCACAGCTCAATCTGCATCGGGCACAGGGGATGCGGAGTCTTGGCAGGCTACAAGCCTTTCTGGAAAAAAAATTAAGCTCAAGGCCAAAGAGGTTTGGTTGCGTTTTGAAAAGCCAGAGGCTCAAGCGGCCATGGATGAAGCGGGTAAGCTCACTGCAGATATTGATTTACAGTTTCTTTGGGATTGTGCATCAGACGAAGAGTTTGGTTTGGTCGATGTGGCTAAGGAGTACTTTGGTTCACAAGCAAGTGTTCCACAGCAAGTTGCGTTAGCGATTGCTTTGCAAGGTGTCCCCGTATTTTTTCGTCGTAAAGGGCGTGGCCGTTTTCAAAGAGCTCCGCTGGAGCAATTGCAGGCTGGCTTGGCTGCATTAGAGCGCAAGCAAAAAGAACTCGAACAGCAATCGTTGTGGCAACAAGAGCTAGTCTCAGGATATGTTCCTGAATCGCTGAAATCTTCCGCCAAGCAACTATTGTTTGCTCCCGATAAACATACTTCGGCCTATAAGGCATTGATTGCTGCTTGTGCTGAGACTGGAGAATCGCCTGCGCAACTCATGATTCGATGTGGCGCTATTGATTCGCCATTGGCATATCACCAGGGCTTGTTTCTTAAGACGCGTTTTCCAAATGGTGCAGCTCATCAAAGTGATATTGGCATTGATAAAGCGGCTTATGCCGCTGCAGTCGCAGAGCTGCCGTTTGCCCAAGTACAAGCCTTCTCGATTGATGATTCTGACACCACTGAAATAGATGATGCGTTATCAGTTACGGTAATTGACGGTGGACATCGGGTGGGAATTCATATTGCTGCCCCAGGTTTGGCGATCTCCAAAGATGATCCATTGGCTAAGGTGGCTCGTAATCGCATGTCGACAGTTTATTTTCCCGGCGACAAAATTACGATGTTGCCAGAATCAGTGATTGAGCAATTTTCACTGGATGAAGGTGGGCCAAGACCTGCATTATCGATTTATGTCGATATTGATGCGCAAGGCGTTGCAAATCGAGATACCCTTCAGATGCGTACGGAGATGGTGCCAATGACATCTAACCTCCGTCTAGAGGATATCGAGCATCTCGTAACCGAAGAGAGCTTTCTTGATGAGAGTTCTGGATATCCCTATCGCAATGAATTAGCGATCTTATGGCAAGCTGCTAAATTGCTTTATGCTGCTCGCCAAGAAAAGCGTATTGCAAATGGATTACGTGCCGAGCAATTGGGCTTAATAGATTCAAATGCGCTAGCAAGAGATTTTCATTTTCAGATTCAGGAGGTGGCTGGCGTTCAGCGCGTCGATATTGTGCCGCGTCAACGAGGGTCTATCCTGGATACGATCGTCGCTGAATGGATGATTTTTTGTAATAGCGCCGCAGGGCAGTTGCTTGCGGACTATGGCTTGCCTGGGCTATTTAGAACTCAGAAAGGCTGGGGTCCATTACGCACTCGTATGCAAACTACCCCTGGGCCCCACGAAGGTCTAGGTCTCGATTATTACGCTTGGTGCACCTCTCCACTGCGTCGGTATTCAGATTTAGTGAATCAATGGCAATTAATCGCTCTCGTAAAGCATGGAGTTACTGCAAAGATGGTTGCCCCATTTTCACCTCGGGATGCAAGTTTGATGGGTATTGCAGCAGACTTTGAATCTTGTTATCAGACCTATGGTGAGTTCCAGGATCGTTTGGAAAAGTATTGGTGTCTACGTTGGGCTGTGCAGAATGGGGAACCTAAATCCTTTCATGTTCGCCACTTAAAAGCAGGTATGTCTCGCTTGGAATTAGTACCTCTACATTTGCCTATTCCTGAGCTTGCAAGTCATCCTCGTATGACTCGAGCTGAAGTGCTAATTGCAGACGTCGATTTATTGCAATTGAGCGCAGGTGTGCGAGTGATAGAAATTGAGTCAAAGCAGGATTTCCCCGAACAGCCTCTTGAGTGTGAGGCGTCAGTTAGTCCCGGCACTTTGGCAGTAGCAGAACGTCCCGAAGAAGATGCTAGTCCAGAGTAA
- a CDS encoding energy transducer TonB has protein sequence MFFLSFHWGLGEIQHRRVNTPLSVVLVNASNKIPPQNANKLSQADLQEATALHRARLGAEARLEMLEKQQKQMLAKLDERRNHSGGRKSGDEQKITPQLNSLEAELAKRLQSEGKEPRRKVLTGANIKAVTFAHYYDAMCQKIETYGSAFFPRVYGRPLYGSLIIVISVDNQGRITANAQGKDGLSIGCSSDNPELDRQALAIVRASAPFGPFPPEMRNQIDVLDWISTFEFTRDGIDRLELRRQSSHQEN, from the coding sequence ATGTTTTTTCTATCTTTTCACTGGGGGCTTGGGGAGATTCAACACCGTAGAGTAAACACACCATTAAGTGTGGTGCTAGTAAATGCCAGTAATAAGATTCCGCCACAAAATGCAAATAAGCTGTCACAAGCAGATTTGCAAGAAGCTACTGCATTACACCGTGCTCGCTTAGGCGCTGAAGCCCGCCTTGAGATGTTGGAGAAGCAACAAAAGCAGATGCTCGCAAAATTAGACGAGCGGCGCAATCACTCTGGAGGTCGAAAAAGTGGTGATGAGCAAAAAATTACCCCTCAACTGAATTCATTGGAAGCTGAGTTAGCTAAACGACTCCAATCAGAGGGCAAAGAACCTAGGCGTAAAGTCCTGACTGGCGCTAACATCAAGGCAGTAACTTTTGCTCACTACTACGATGCCATGTGTCAAAAGATTGAAACCTACGGCAGTGCATTTTTCCCAAGGGTATATGGGCGCCCTTTATATGGCAGTCTGATCATTGTTATTAGCGTAGATAACCAAGGCAGAATTACAGCGAATGCTCAAGGCAAAGATGGGCTCTCAATAGGCTGTAGTTCGGATAATCCAGAGTTAGATCGGCAAGCCCTCGCTATTGTCAGAGCTTCTGCGCCGTTTGGCCCCTTTCCTCCAGAAATGCGTAATCAAATCGATGTATTGGATTGGATCTCTACCTTTGAGTTCACTCGAGATGGCATAGATCGTCTCGAGCTACGACGCCAATCAAGCCATCAAGAGAATTAG
- the aroE gene encoding shikimate dehydrogenase, translating to MSSAHLTNLDTDPSLFPGLEVYAVAGNPISHSKSPLIHQRFAEQASQRMHYGRLQPDLDSFVQSAKAFFAAGGKGINVTVPFKLEAQNFADVLTPRAQLAGAVNTLWMTEGKIFGDNTDGAGLVRDLLAQGIALHSARILLIGVGGAARGVIGPLLEQAPKFLVIANRSSTKADELVRLFAGLAASKEVALESRSLVDLEDTEKTQYPFDVVINATAAGLIDESPISLKVVANIFVPSSFAYDMVYGKSTAFMQQALQRGARVSDGLGMLVEQAADAFLLWRGAQLATIINPRAVLAELRS from the coding sequence ATGAGTTCTGCACATTTAACCAATCTAGATACTGATCCGAGCCTTTTCCCTGGCTTGGAGGTCTATGCTGTGGCAGGTAATCCGATATCTCACAGCAAATCACCACTAATACATCAGCGCTTTGCTGAGCAGGCCAGCCAGCGGATGCACTACGGTCGTTTGCAACCAGATCTCGATTCATTTGTTCAGTCAGCAAAAGCTTTTTTTGCTGCAGGTGGCAAAGGCATAAATGTCACCGTGCCTTTTAAACTTGAGGCTCAAAACTTTGCAGACGTATTAACACCTCGTGCTCAATTGGCAGGTGCGGTGAACACCTTATGGATGACTGAGGGCAAAATTTTTGGTGATAATACCGACGGCGCAGGTCTTGTGCGTGATTTACTGGCACAAGGAATAGCGCTGCATAGTGCTCGCATTCTCTTGATTGGGGTGGGTGGTGCTGCGCGCGGGGTCATTGGACCATTACTCGAACAGGCACCTAAATTTCTCGTTATCGCTAATCGCTCGAGCACTAAAGCAGATGAGTTGGTGAGGCTATTTGCTGGCCTAGCAGCCTCTAAAGAAGTCGCGCTAGAGTCGAGAAGCTTGGTCGATCTAGAGGATACTGAAAAAACTCAATATCCATTTGATGTAGTTATTAATGCCACAGCCGCAGGATTAATCGATGAGTCCCCTATAAGTTTAAAAGTGGTTGCTAACATTTTTGTGCCCAGCTCATTTGCCTATGACATGGTTTATGGTAAGTCGACTGCTTTCATGCAACAAGCATTACAACGCGGTGCTCGTGTCAGCGACGGTCTTGGCATGTTGGTTGAGCAAGCAGCTGATGCTTTTTTACTATGGCGCGGTGCACAGCTTGCGACAATCATCAACCCTCGCGCAGTTCTGGCAGAGTTACGTAGTTAG
- a CDS encoding transglycosylase domain-containing protein, with amino-acid sequence MQKVWQTNQQKIQVGNQTKTVLRGGSTITQQLAKNLFLSSEQNYLRKRSGAHHYWSFRVNAF; translated from the coding sequence ATGCAAAAGGTCTGGCAGACAAATCAACAAAAAATTCAGGTTGGCAATCAAACAAAAACTGTCTTACGAGGTGGCTCTACTATTACCCAGCAATTAGCAAAAAATTTATTTTTATCCTCAGAGCAAAACTATTTACGTAAAAGGTCAGGAGCTCATCATTACTGGTCTTTTAGAGTTAACGCTTTCTAA
- the pyrF gene encoding orotidine-5'-phosphate decarboxylase: MNSRSYTFNQQLQSAWALQGSMLCVGFDPDPKRLPPSLQGRPEGIYEFCREIADATADLVCAFKPQFAYFAAPRAEAQLEKLIKHLKDKYPHIPVILDSKRGDIGSTADHYALEAFDRYGADAVTVNPYMGFDTLEPYLKYAGKGVIVLCRTSNPGGSDLQFLNIAPNDEPLYLHVAKLATQEWNSSGQISLVVGATFPEEIGKVRSIVGEMPLLIPGIGAQGGDIDATVNAGKIASKPGTGMIINSSRAILYASSGFDFAQAARDVALSTRNALRSAVVQ, from the coding sequence ATGAACTCTCGCTCATATACCTTTAACCAGCAACTCCAGTCTGCGTGGGCTTTACAAGGCAGCATGCTATGCGTTGGTTTTGACCCTGACCCCAAGCGCTTACCCCCTTCCCTACAAGGGAGACCCGAGGGCATTTATGAGTTCTGCCGTGAAATCGCTGATGCAACCGCGGATCTGGTCTGCGCCTTTAAGCCTCAGTTTGCTTACTTTGCCGCCCCAAGAGCGGAAGCACAATTAGAAAAACTGATCAAGCATCTCAAAGATAAGTATCCTCATATTCCCGTAATTCTAGATTCCAAGCGAGGAGATATTGGAAGCACTGCAGATCACTATGCTTTAGAGGCTTTTGACCGATATGGAGCCGATGCCGTGACTGTGAACCCCTACATGGGATTTGACACACTCGAGCCTTATCTCAAATATGCCGGTAAGGGGGTCATTGTCTTATGTCGCACCTCTAACCCTGGTGGCTCTGATTTACAGTTTCTCAATATTGCCCCCAATGATGAGCCCTTATATTTGCATGTAGCCAAGCTTGCTACACAAGAATGGAATAGCTCGGGTCAGATCAGTTTGGTAGTTGGTGCCACATTTCCAGAAGAGATCGGTAAAGTCCGATCCATCGTTGGTGAGATGCCTTTATTGATTCCAGGGATTGGTGCGCAAGGTGGGGATATTGATGCCACGGTCAACGCTGGGAAGATTGCTAGTAAGCCAGGAACCGGGATGATCATTAATTCCTCTCGGGCTATCCTGTATGCGAGCTCAGGATTTGATTTTGCTCAGGCCGCTAGAGACGTAGCTTTGAGCACACGCAACGCTCTAAGGTCTGCTGTAGTTCAATAA
- the corA gene encoding magnesium/cobalt transporter CorA has protein sequence MINLFVLQNGRLSQEQVEDRNELLQYTNPIWIDVVDPEEEELIWIKEAFGVLLPELDDLGDLEASARYFEADDGHLHIRTDFLLDEEETSRNVRVAFVLTKQVLFSIHDEDLPVFRLVRLRARLRPGSVSNAKDVLLDLYSTDAEYSADALEEVYENLEQAGKRVLSDSINDADAAEVLETIAKEEDTNGRIRRNVMDTRRALSFLMRSKLLSDEQQEEARQILRDIDSLENHTAFLFEKINFLMDATVGFINLNQSKIIKIFSVVSVALMPPTLLASVWGMNYKHMPELDATWGYPMAIAAMVVSAIIPLGYFHSKGWMK, from the coding sequence ATGATCAACTTGTTCGTCCTGCAAAATGGCCGCCTCTCTCAAGAGCAAGTCGAAGATCGCAATGAATTGTTGCAATATACCAATCCTATCTGGATTGACGTTGTTGATCCAGAAGAAGAGGAATTAATCTGGATTAAAGAGGCATTTGGCGTTCTATTGCCTGAGTTAGATGACTTGGGCGACTTGGAGGCATCTGCACGTTATTTTGAAGCAGATGATGGCCATCTGCACATCCGAACTGATTTCTTATTAGATGAAGAGGAAACCTCTCGAAACGTTCGAGTTGCGTTTGTTCTTACCAAGCAAGTATTGTTCTCGATTCATGATGAAGATTTGCCAGTGTTCCGCTTGGTTCGCTTGCGTGCACGTTTACGTCCCGGATCAGTGAGTAATGCCAAAGATGTGTTACTGGATTTGTACTCAACTGATGCTGAATACTCTGCCGATGCTTTGGAGGAGGTTTACGAAAACCTTGAACAGGCTGGTAAACGAGTGCTTTCTGACAGTATCAATGATGCCGATGCGGCTGAAGTATTGGAAACTATTGCTAAAGAGGAAGATACCAACGGTCGTATTCGCCGGAATGTAATGGATACCCGCAGAGCCTTATCTTTCCTAATGCGTAGCAAGCTACTCTCTGATGAGCAGCAAGAAGAAGCACGTCAAATTTTGCGTGATATTGATTCCTTGGAAAACCACACGGCTTTCTTATTCGAGAAGATTAACTTCTTGATGGATGCTACTGTCGGTTTCATTAATTTGAACCAATCGAAAATTATTAAAATCTTCTCGGTGGTATCGGTAGCCTTAATGCCTCCAACCTTACTAGCTAGCGTTTGGGGTATGAATTATAAACACATGCCCGAGTTAGATGCGACTTGGGGTTATCCAATGGCAATTGCTGCAATGGTGGTTTCTGCAATTATTCCGCTTGGATATTTCCACAGCAAAGGTTGGATGAAGTAA
- a CDS encoding CinA family protein, whose amino-acid sequence MHIVDLTKTLAQILLSRNWALSLAESCTGGLICANLVDLAGSSEWFERGYITYSNAAKTECLDVPEQVIEIYGAVSEEVAKAMADGARVNSGSNVAISITGITGPSGGSIEKPVGTVCFGWSTENQTSTKTMHFDGDRQNIRQQATEFALSELIALLRN is encoded by the coding sequence ATGCACATAGTCGACCTCACCAAAACCTTAGCCCAAATTTTGCTTTCTAGAAATTGGGCATTGTCTCTTGCAGAGTCTTGTACTGGCGGTCTTATATGTGCCAACCTTGTTGATTTAGCAGGCTCAAGTGAATGGTTTGAGCGTGGCTATATTACCTATAGCAATGCAGCTAAAACTGAATGCCTTGACGTGCCAGAGCAAGTTATTGAGATCTATGGGGCTGTAAGCGAAGAAGTTGCAAAAGCCATGGCTGATGGGGCCCGTGTGAACTCCGGAAGTAATGTAGCCATCTCGATAACAGGAATTACTGGCCCAAGCGGGGGATCGATAGAAAAACCCGTTGGAACAGTTTGCTTTGGCTGGTCTACAGAAAATCAGACTTCAACTAAAACAATGCATTTTGACGGCGATCGTCAAAACATAAGACAACAAGCAACAGAATTTGCACTATCCGAGTTGATTGCTCTACTCAGAAACTAG
- a CDS encoding phosphatidylglycerophosphatase A, which produces MTNRQTSSEVQPNLKWVFQTASRTIAFGFGSGLSPIAPGTAGTLWAWATFLVGEYFLSTADFLWLIGGGILFGFWICGHVSEELGKKDFGGIVWDEIVAFWLVLIIMPTNIWMQVIAFALFRFFDAVKPGPIGAIDHHFKSFVSDNFQHSTFLELIWRGFGIVIDDLAAAFCTLLAIALIQLLI; this is translated from the coding sequence ATGACGAATCGTCAGACTTCATCCGAAGTGCAGCCGAATTTGAAGTGGGTTTTTCAAACTGCTAGTCGTACTATCGCCTTTGGCTTTGGAAGTGGCTTAAGCCCTATAGCTCCTGGTACTGCTGGCACTCTCTGGGCATGGGCTACTTTTTTAGTAGGTGAATATTTCCTCAGTACGGCAGACTTTCTTTGGCTGATCGGTGGTGGTATTTTGTTTGGCTTTTGGATCTGCGGTCATGTCAGCGAAGAGCTTGGTAAAAAAGATTTTGGCGGAATAGTATGGGATGAGATCGTCGCTTTTTGGCTTGTACTCATCATCATGCCAACAAATATTTGGATGCAAGTTATTGCTTTTGCATTATTCCGATTTTTTGATGCCGTGAAACCAGGACCAATTGGCGCAATAGATCACCACTTTAAAAGTTTTGTCAGCGACAATTTTCAGCATTCAACTTTTCTAGAGCTTATTTGGCGAGGCTTTGGAATCGTGATTGATGACCTTGCTGCTGCATTTTGCACTCTGCTAGCAATCGCGTTAATACAGCTCCTCATCTAA
- a CDS encoding thiamine-phosphate kinase, with the protein MGDARLALAALRHEIHLPSEELKQVEQYMHQPTPRIALGLQLRGIATAALDVSDGLLNALRHIMSQSQLDAEIQLDQLPQSTTLQKQEMSIQNQFAACGGADYEICFTTLVNHRDQVAEIGNSLNPPLTLIGKTLPRRGIEAKIDLLNSSEELLSDAEAATFLNSFDHFAS; encoded by the coding sequence GTGGGTGATGCAAGACTCGCTCTTGCTGCGCTGCGTCATGAGATCCATCTTCCTAGCGAAGAGTTAAAGCAAGTTGAGCAGTATATGCATCAACCAACCCCAAGAATTGCACTGGGTCTGCAATTAAGAGGTATTGCAACAGCGGCATTAGATGTATCTGATGGATTGCTGAACGCCTTGCGCCACATTATGAGTCAGTCACAATTAGATGCAGAGATTCAATTAGACCAACTGCCACAATCTACTACGCTCCAAAAACAAGAAATGTCAATTCAAAATCAATTTGCTGCATGTGGTGGTGCTGACTATGAAATTTGCTTTACTACATTGGTCAATCATCGCGACCAGGTTGCTGAAATTGGTAACTCCCTCAATCCACCCCTAACCTTGATCGGCAAGACGCTTCCCAGAAGAGGGATTGAAGCCAAAATAGATTTACTCAATAGCTCGGAGGAGTTATTGAGCGATGCAGAAGCAGCAACTTTTCTCAACTCATTCGATCACTTTGCATCATGA
- a CDS encoding AIR synthase related protein codes for MSSHSKPIGEFDLIERFFKAGAQFLCTRSNQTITLGIGDDCAILKPQNNEEIAVTSDMLVEGRHFFANANPELLGHKALAVNLSDLAAIGAKPLAFTLAIALPKVNEAWLKAFSKDLFSISEQYFCPLIGGDTTAGPLTISITALGTIASGKAIRPIRGKSWRRHLGFQHCG; via the coding sequence ATGTCTTCTCATTCCAAGCCCATCGGTGAATTTGACCTCATTGAACGCTTTTTTAAAGCGGGTGCTCAATTCTTGTGCACCCGATCCAATCAAACCATTACGCTTGGTATTGGAGATGACTGCGCCATACTGAAACCACAAAATAATGAAGAAATCGCAGTTACCAGCGATATGCTGGTCGAAGGAAGACACTTTTTTGCCAATGCTAATCCTGAGCTATTGGGCCACAAAGCCCTAGCAGTTAACCTTTCAGACCTAGCTGCCATAGGCGCAAAACCGCTAGCATTCACCCTAGCAATCGCCTTACCTAAAGTGAATGAGGCCTGGCTAAAAGCATTTTCTAAAGACCTATTTTCTATTTCTGAGCAGTATTTCTGCCCACTAATCGGTGGTGATACCACTGCGGGCCCATTAACTATCTCTATCACCGCCCTAGGAACCATTGCATCCGGAAAAGCCATCCGGCCGATCAGGGGCAAAAGCTGGCGACGACATTTGGGTTTCCAGCACTGTGGGTGA
- a CDS encoding 16S rRNA (uracil(1498)-N(3))-methyltransferase — MPQFYLPGPWQSQKPTILTPEVAHHLRVRRIQLGEFFPVFDGKGQVAKGDLLSLSGNTGQVQLSEIRMDTHRETPYAITLAQGLAGGDKMDWIIEKAVETGAQNIAPMQCERSILKLTRASDQERVHKRLNHWEGIIQAACEQCDRTICASLESIQTFDAYLQASSKPALKLLLSPDATKSIYSVLLENIPQDLVLMIGPEGGHSPEEAKQAQAAGYQLVSLGERVLRTETAGVVAITTVHSVWNAEMQNRLKRGDL; from the coding sequence ATGCCTCAATTTTATCTTCCCGGACCATGGCAATCCCAAAAGCCAACTATCCTCACACCTGAGGTTGCCCACCATTTGCGCGTTCGCCGCATCCAACTTGGGGAATTTTTCCCGGTATTTGATGGCAAAGGCCAGGTTGCCAAAGGAGACCTTCTATCTTTGAGCGGCAACACTGGTCAAGTACAGCTGTCTGAAATCCGGATGGATACCCATAGAGAGACTCCTTATGCAATTACATTAGCCCAAGGTTTAGCAGGTGGCGACAAAATGGACTGGATTATTGAAAAAGCGGTAGAAACGGGCGCTCAAAATATTGCCCCCATGCAATGCGAGCGTTCTATCCTGAAACTCACTCGGGCTAGCGATCAAGAGCGTGTCCATAAGCGTCTCAACCATTGGGAGGGCATTATTCAAGCCGCCTGCGAACAATGCGATCGAACCATTTGTGCCAGCCTAGAGTCCATTCAAACATTTGACGCCTATTTGCAGGCAAGCTCAAAGCCCGCTCTCAAACTCTTATTAAGTCCAGACGCTACCAAAAGTATCTACTCAGTACTGCTTGAAAATATTCCTCAAGATCTTGTTCTTATGATTGGCCCAGAGGGGGGTCATTCTCCTGAGGAAGCAAAGCAAGCACAAGCTGCTGGCTATCAACTTGTTTCTTTGGGTGAGCGGGTGCTGAGAACTGAAACTGCCGGTGTTGTTGCCATTACAACAGTGCATAGTGTATGGAATGCTGAAATGCAAAATCGCCTCAAAAGAGGCGATTTATAA